Proteins encoded within one genomic window of Halodesulfurarchaeum formicicum:
- a CDS encoding histidine kinase, giving the protein MAADPLAVAVFTVLPLTVLAGGFVLTVWGAVVRERRLLIGSLLLGLMGAHQVTEVWLLLTGANPLGNVLGEVFETSVNLLAVLTVGVLGRRLQVEQRKREQQAVVTRELGAGPIPGAADQDTDRKHRSLLGPATFQLPVVGRLASWAFVSLPLGTTATLNTVIETATRNLQVTYPAMKVDREAVPERTVFAEATTLVDITETILKQLVLYNDSSEPEIRIRVRTEGSRAIVEISDNGPALPAAVSEQLTGRATEAARPDLELGPVHALLEQWGGSIDVTDSTVELTLLRPYPRDRK; this is encoded by the coding sequence ATGGCCGCCGATCCACTTGCCGTGGCCGTGTTCACCGTCCTCCCCCTCACGGTGCTCGCGGGCGGGTTCGTCCTGACAGTCTGGGGCGCGGTCGTCCGTGAACGGCGGCTCCTGATCGGCTCGCTTTTGCTCGGACTCATGGGCGCCCACCAGGTGACCGAAGTCTGGCTGCTGCTCACCGGGGCGAACCCGCTCGGGAACGTCCTGGGCGAGGTCTTCGAGACGAGTGTGAACCTGCTCGCGGTGCTCACGGTGGGGGTCCTGGGCCGGCGGCTCCAGGTCGAACAGCGAAAACGCGAGCAGCAGGCCGTCGTGACCCGTGAACTTGGCGCGGGCCCGATTCCGGGAGCGGCGGACCAAGACACCGACAGAAAACACCGCAGCCTGCTGGGGCCGGCGACGTTCCAGCTGCCGGTAGTCGGCCGCCTCGCCTCGTGGGCCTTTGTGAGCCTGCCGCTGGGCACGACAGCGACGCTCAACACGGTCATCGAGACGGCCACGCGGAATCTGCAAGTGACCTATCCGGCGATGAAAGTCGACCGGGAGGCGGTCCCCGAACGTACCGTGTTTGCGGAGGCGACGACCCTCGTGGACATCACCGAGACGATTCTGAAACAACTCGTCCTGTACAACGATTCGAGCGAGCCCGAGATCCGGATCCGTGTGAGGACCGAGGGGTCACGGGCGATCGTCGAGATTAGCGACAACGGGCCGGCGCTCCCGGCAGCGGTCAGCGAGCAGTTGACCGGGCGGGCGACCGAGGCTGCGCGGCCGGACCTCGAACTCGGTCCGGTCCACGCGTTGCTCGAACAGTGGGGCGGCTCCATCGACGTCACGGACTCGACCGTGGAACTCACGCTGCTCCGTCCCTATCCACGTGACAGAAAGTAG